From the Hemicordylus capensis ecotype Gifberg chromosome 1, rHemCap1.1.pri, whole genome shotgun sequence genome, the window GCTGAAAATCTTATTTTGCCTTATTTCAACAGATTTTCAGTTTTGGCTAATTGTCCCCCATTATTGTTGGCTTTGTTGAGGTTGCTGGTCTTGTTGCATTTGCTATTATTCGTTGGACTTTTGTagtattgtttatttgttttgctgattTTTTTTAGTTGTACATTGCTGCATTTTTGTATGCCACTTTGAGGGCTTTTGGGGGTGGAAATATGGCTTGTAAAATTTTaatgtaaataaatgaaatgtccTGGATTATGTCTAGTTTGGTCTTCAGGGGGTAGGtatacataacacacacacacacacacacacacacacacacagtactacCCACTGAGAGTATCTCTTCTGTGCATCTGACAAATTGATATCTGATGACCCACAAacgcttatgctacaataaatatgtttgtttttattgtgaccCAAGACTATAGTTAGTTATTCACAGATAGAGTGATGTATATAGTTTTGAGAACAGATTCACTTATGAGCAGAAGCCTATATGTAGCGCAACATATGGCAGACCATACTCAGATGATACCTATCCTTACTCAGAATCACCAAATTGTATTAGAAGAACCCTGCTTCACTAGGTGTGTCCCAAAATATGGGGGAAATCCCATTCTTTTACTATGATTTCATTACTCTATTCTGAGTACAAAAGGAAGTGCATTAAGAGATAATGATTCCATGCATTAAGTACAGGTATATTAAGAGATAATGATCTTGAACAAGCATCACAATAATAGGCACAGACACACTGTACTTTGTCCTGTACTTTGTATACTATCAAACTATCAAACACTATAATGTTCACACTATACTACTCTTATATTGGATGAGAGACATTTGGCTAGGAGGTGGGTCTGGTATGGGAGGAGGTAGTTGCATATTATGCAGCCCAATCCTGTGTAtattttctcagaagtaaatcctataAATACCATGGGACTTACTCTCAAATAAATGTACATAAGATAGTTTTGCATTAGACAGACAAATGTGCCTTAGTTGGCCCATATGCTTGGTAACTCCATCTGGCTTTCAGCAAGCTGCCCAGATACTTGCAAATTAATTAAATAGATAACTATTAGGCAAAACCATACAGCAACAAAAAATGTGACAGATATAATGGAAAGTAGAATGCAATGGGCAAAAGCACATCTAAACTTTGTGTGAGACCTTGCAAGTAAGCAGACACAAAAATTCCAGAGATCCTCACTCATGTAGGTAGTCACAGTGCAAAGGGCATCAGATGCATACAGTAAAAAAGCTTACACTGGACTGTAAAACaaaaagaggcattttttaatTCAGAGTACAGCATACCACACAGATGCATATCAGATATAAAGGCCACAAACTCTTTCATCCTGATAGAAAGAGGTAGTGGCAATATGAGTTAATACACTCCAGTCAATACACTCCAGTCAATAGTGCATATGTATGTATACTTGTGTACGTGCATACATACAACACACACCCAGTACAAATAAATACTAATTCTGGGAAGAGTCTGTATTTCTGCTTCCCATAGCCTCGTCATGAGTCTCAACTTTAGGGATCCAAGTTTAATTTCATGTAGTTGTAGAGGATTGGGTACTCTTCCAGCATCCCCACAATTTCTCATAGTAAACAGATGGTGAGAGTTAGGGTTCTCACCATCCATTCCCACACTCCTCTGCCTGTGGGTGGGTCTCCCCTCAACCACACACCATTAACAGACCCATGGAGGAGAAAGCCCAAATTTGTCCACACAACCTCACTTCTATCAGTCTCATTTCCCATGCTTGTCACCCATCTCACCATCTTTCATTTCCCTCAGACCAGGGCCAGGATTGTTAGCTTAACTCCCCACAGGTTTATAGTGGTGTATAACACATTTCAATCTTTCCTCTTCAGCGTGAGCAGGGGCAACTTGGCAGGGCTCACAAGCTCTTCCCCTGTCCGCCTGGCCAAATTCTAGTAAAATCACCAAAACAGAAGCCCGATTTCTGTAGGTGTGCCCCAATTTCTCTGTCCCAAAGTCCTTGCCACTCATTTCTATAATATTTAGGTGACTAGCTGTGGTTACTGAGAGCCTCTCCTTGCATGTTCagaggtggtttttttgttttttttgttttttgtcctccatattttgctaactgagcaaagaggcaccttttttaaagtggtgattctctttattgagcaggggagagcaactggctttatccacccccagcacaacatccctccagagGTTGttgtttatcttatatttctttttagattgtgagccctttggggacaggaagccattttatttatttacatctatttaaactgctttgggaacttttgttgaaaagcagtatataaatattcttagtagcagTAGCAGAGCATGTTGAAAAGCCGTTTGAGAGATTGTTGGCCTGCACTGCCCAAGTCAAGTCTCCCTCCTCACAGCTTCTCTGTATCTTCTTCAGTCAGCATTATCTTTTGTGCCCCTCCCTTGCTCTTCTTTTTGCCCCATGGAAAATATAAAGTGTTGGCATTCAAGCTTGTTTAGAAGTCACATTATTTCAATCTACTATGcttacttcttttttaaaaatgaccttaGCACTGCTTGAAAATGCTTTCTTCTTGATGATTGCTTTCTGTATTCCAGGACTAAGCCCTGGTATTAACATAGAATTAGGAGTTATAAAGTAGGCTGAGGTGAGGACTGTTAATAATGGTTTAGGTGAATATGAGTTTCCTGGAATCAGCCATTAAATAAATTGGCTTGGGTTATAACATGCAGGATTTAACGTACCTAAGTGGTGTTATATGAATCTCCATATTGTATTAAATCTCGGAAAACAATGAGTCGATTGTTtgcacatgattttttttttaaagacagattAGATAAGTTAATTGTAATATCTCAGCAGTTTATGGGACAAAATGTTGGCTTTGCTTGCTGCTGTGAGAGTATTTAAAATACTACTGCAACTACTGCTAAAATGCAGATCTTCACAATGCAGAGAAGGTGAGTCCCTATGAGGACTCTCTCCTAAATTTCCTTCACGGCCCCCAGCCCGGCCCCTGAGCTTTGTCGCCATTGGCCGAGCCCTGTCGCCTGCAGCCAATGAGCGCGACCGGCTGGAGCTGTCTCGGTTTTTCCCGCGCTGACTGAGTGACTGTCCTGTCTTTTCTTTCCGCAGTTGTTTATGGAGCGGTGGGTGCGGGCCGGAGGGTTGCCCTTGcgtgtctgctgctgctccctaggAGATGCTGCCGCTGTCGCCGTCCTTGCTGCTGGCCCTGAGAGGACGAGGGCTGCTCGGCAGAGGCTGAGCtcggaggagggagaggaagcggAGCCAGTCCCCCGGCGGCTGGACCCATTACTATGGCCGTGTCCTGCTATGCGCTGAACACTTTAGTGATCATGAAGAGCGGCGgcgaggaagaggagaagagcggcggcggcggcggcaggagcaAGACACCGCCTGTGACGCGCAGGCAGGTGGTGCCTGGTCTGGTCCGAGGAAGCGAGAGGCACAGCAGCTACTGCCCCCTGCCCGGGCGCAGCGTTGGCtccagcggcagcagcagtagcggCAGCGgctctgctttcctcttccctccgGCAGAGTCGCCGCAGACAGCAGAGGAGTCGAGCGCTCGTGGGACCCCTCGACGGCTCAGCAGCCCCAGTTGGGCTTTCCGTTTCGGGGAAGGGTTGCAGACGAGCCCTCCCGGCCGGTCCCCTTCGCCTGGCTCGGAAGAGGCACGCAGGACGCCTCGGATCCTCCAGTGGGAGCTGCAGAACGTGCAAGTGACCCAGAAAGTGGGGCTCTTCGAGGCGCACATCCAGGCGCAGAACTCGGGCGCCGCTCCTTTCCTGCTCAAGAGTCCCCGTCCGGGCCGAAGGAGATCGCTTTCCCCCAACCCATCTCGGGCCCCGCAGCTGTTTGCAGACTCTCCGGAGAAGGGGTtgaggaagcaggaggaggaagaggaggaggaggagggggtcaAGGGGCTACTGAGCCCGTTTTCCCGGCTAGAGATCACGGAGAGGACGTCGGAGCGGGAGGTGGAGAAGGGCTCTGGGACCCTTCTAGCACGCACGGCCGAACCGACTGAGACGTCCAGCGGCTCTCCTGTTGCGCAGGGCGCGTGGCAGATGGAGAACGGGCTTTCGAGGGCGCAGCCCCCGGAGGACACGGGGATGGGCGGCGGGGTGTGCCGAGCGCAGGACTCGAGAGCAGCGGAGAATGGGAGCAAATCGCCCAGGTTGTGTGGTTCAAGGGAGACTGAGAAAGGGGACACGTTGCCAAAGGCGCACAGTTCGGACAAGATGGAGAGGACGCACGCGATTTCTAGGGCGCAGGAGTCAGGGAGGGCGGAGAGAAGGCTGGGATCTAGTGGGAGGCAGGACTTGGAGAAAAGAAGCGGGTCCCCCGAGGGGAAGGACTCCAGAGAGTTGGAGGAGGCAAGGGGGTGCCAAGGGGCCCAGGCACCAGGGGTGAGGGGCAGCTGGACGCAGGTAGGTGAAAGCGATGCGCGGCATTCAGAGGCATCGGGCAGGGTGAGTGAGTCCTCGGAGGACCAGAGCTGCTTAGAAGTCGTTCAGAGGAGGAGCGGCTTTCTCAGAGGGCAGGGCTCAGAGCCTGTGGAGAAGCCCCTCCGAGAGCAGCTCCCGACAGCAGATTCGCCTTGCCTCGCTAGAACTGACAgcaaggagggaggcagcagcagcagcatactaGCTTTGGCGGGCTCTGCGAAAAAGCAGATGTCAGCGCCTGAGCTTATGGCTGAAGCCAATGGAGCCGGGCTGCAAAAACAGCATCCTGGAGGGCAGCCGCCGCCCTCGGAGCCCTCTGCAGTAGTGGGACAAAAGCAGGAGAAACCCTTTGTGGAAGGGGAGAGCTGTtgtggaggaggaagcagcatcCCTGCGGTCATTGTTACTGACTTGGGagctcaggaggaggaagagacggGAGAGGGTCCCCGAAAGAACATGCCCATCAGGAAGCTGTCTTCTTCATCTGCTTCCTCTACTGGCTTCTCCTCATCTTGGGAAGAGTCTGAGGAGGACATCTCCAGCGATCCTGAGCGAGCCTTGGACCAGAGTCCAGCCTTCCTGCAGACCCTGGATAAACCAAGAGTGGTAAGTCCTCCTGAACCAAGCAATTCAGTAATAGGTTGGTTTTTGCAGGTTTCTCAATGGCTTGCCAGCACATCTATAGGTTATTGCATTCTGCCTGTCCCGTGCACTTTTAAGATGGGAATTCTCTTAATGGGAAAAATTTGTAAAAAGTTGGCGGATTCCTTTTTGAACTGTGGTATTGACCTTTTGCTGTGTAATCCTATTGTAGCACTGACTTTTGTTCTGTTAAGGATGAATGCTTAATCTTCACCTCAAGGGTCACACAGTGGTATCCCTGTTTCCAGGTGAGTTTGTGTAATCCTGTTGGGCTGGAGCTTGGTAGTGGGAAGGACACAAAACATATTAGGATTGTGGAATGGAGTGGAGACAAAGGTTCAGAGCACCAGGTTTTGTCCGTCAGTCTAGAGGTGGCAATGTGATGGACTATGTGGCCAACATGCCTTCGCACTGCACAGTGGCTTCTGTTGAAAGTGTAAATAATGTACCTgatttttacttttttaaaaaaatcattgactTCTATTCACAGGATCCTTAGTTCAGCCTAGTTCCATGTGGATCCCACCGCATAATGACTGCAGCTGTTGACTACAAATACagatattggggtgggggtgggggagggggagaatgcaTTATTTATATCCACTCTGATGGTTTCCAAATTCCTGTGGACCTGTGATTCCAACAGGTGTTCAATTCTCACAGCCTGTTCCTCATGGATTCTCACTGTAAGTTAATGGCAAAAAGTCATCGCACAGTGAGAGAAATTGTGTGAATTCCAAGGCTCTGGCTAGGGCTGAAAGATCTTCAGCTTTGTCAGGCAATTGGGGGAAAATATTCTGATTCGTTgtcatcttaaaaaataaaagagagaCCCAGAAAATGTACTAGCTCCTACTCTTTGTTCCACTTAATTTCTGAGACCCCTTCAGCTGTTATTAATCAGGAATGCTTCATGGTTTTATTCTCAAATAACAGCCAAAGTTAGTGCCAGGCGCTTTTTGTCTGACTTAGCTGTTTGCACAGAAGTCAGGTCATAGCATCAATTACTCATAAATTGAAAATCACATGATTTAAAGAGAAGTTTCCTACagactttaaaagaaaatagGAGATAATGTGTTTTGACCCAAGTACCTAACAGCTCAATTTTTAAATGTCAGGTAATCAAGGGCAATGGCAATATGTTTCGCCAATACATGCTAGTCTGTTGATAGGAAGATTATGACATgttaccaggggcatagcaaggtgggagtgggcccagagacaagattttaaaatgggccccccatctctgaagctcagctcatgaagtaaagaaatcttaaatgaggctgaatagtggtaacaaaaagcatatatatgaacatcatcctaaattatgttttaaaaggttttgtaaattgtggacaatgcaagtcatttaatggtactagagaaagacatgctgttctggtagctccaggtcttaacactcacaccagttttggaggatgaatacaactgaaggaagcccgggcgggtgcgcagctgggggagtcagtcatgtgacttgcctctggggggcccccaaggcagtgggcccccagacaactgtttccccttgccctattatagttatgcccttgCATGTTACCTAATGGATCTTTAAAACATAATCATACCTGTGCCCTCTTTATAGA encodes:
- the ITPKB gene encoding inositol-trisphosphate 3-kinase B isoform X3, whose protein sequence is MAVSCYALNTLVIMKSGGEEEEKSGGGGGRSKTPPVTRRQVVPGLVRGSERHSSYCPLPGRSVGSSGSSSSGSGSAFLFPPAESPQTAEESSARGTPRRLSSPSWAFRFGEGLQTSPPGRSPSPGSEEARRTPRILQWELQNVQVTQKVGLFEAHIQAQNSGAAPFLLKSPRPGRRRSLSPNPSRAPQLFADSPEKGLRKQEEEEEEEEGVKGLLSPFSRLEITERTSEREVEKGSGTLLARTAEPTETSSGSPVAQGAWQMENGLSRAQPPEDTGMGGGVCRAQDSRAAENGSKSPRLCGSRETEKGDTLPKAHSSDKMERTHAISRAQESGRAERRLGSSGRQDLEKRSGSPEGKDSRELEEARGCQGAQAPGVRGSWTQVGESDARHSEASGRVSESSEDQSCLEVVQRRSGFLRGQGSEPVEKPLREQLPTADSPCLARTDSKEGGSSSSILALAGSAKKQMSAPELMAEANGAGLQKQHPGGQPPPSEPSAVVGQKQEKPFVEGESCCGGGSSIPAVIVTDLGAQEEEETGEGPRKNMPIRKLSSSSASSTGFSSSWEESEEDISSDPERALDQSPAFLQTLDKPRVSKSWRKIKNMVHWSPFVMSFKKKYPWIQLAGHAGSFKAAANGRILKKHCESEQRCLDRLMNDILKPYVPAYHGDIVKDGERYNQMEDLLAEFDSPCVMDCKMGVRTYLEEELTKARKKPSLRKDMYQKMIEVDPEAPTEEENTQHAVTKPRYMQWRETISSTATLGFRIEGIKKEDGTVNRDFKKTRTKEQVMEAFREFTKENRNVLNSYLNRLKGICATLEMSPFFKSHEYRNKGFCIFLLQVIGSSLLFIHDKREQAKVWMIDFGKTTPLPEGEVLQHNVPWVEGNREDGYLWGLNNLIEILTELSRSEDLH
- the ITPKB gene encoding inositol-trisphosphate 3-kinase B isoform X2 — its product is MAVSCYALNTLVIMKSGGEEEEKSGGGGGRSKTPPVTRRQVVPGLVRGSERHSSYCPLPGRSVGSSGSSSSGSGSAFLFPPAESPQTAEESSARGTPRRLSSPSWAFRFGEGLQTSPPGRSPSPGSEEARRTPRILQWELQNVQVTQKVGLFEAHIQAQNSGAAPFLLKSPRPGRRRSLSPNPSRAPQLFADSPEKGLRKQEEEEEEEEGVKGLLSPFSRLEITERTSEREVEKGSGTLLARTAEPTETSSGSPVAQGAWQMENGLSRAQPPEDTGMGGGVCRAQDSRAAENGSKSPRLCGSRETEKGDTLPKAHSSDKMERTHAISRAQESGRAERRLGSSGRQDLEKRSGSPEGKDSRELEEARGCQGAQAPGVRGSWTQVGESDARHSEASGRVSESSEDQSCLEVVQRRSGFLRGQGSEPVEKPLREQLPTADSPCLARTDSKEGGSSSSILALAGSAKKQMSAPELMAEANGAGLQKQHPGGQPPPSEPSAVVGQKQEKPFVEGESCCGGGSSIPAVIVTDLGAQEEEETGEGPRKNMPIRKLSSSSASSTGFSSSWEESEEDISSDPERALDQSPAFLQTLDKPRVLSCVRRKERKKERKKERKKERKKESPCKKSKSWRKIKNMVHWSPFVMSFKKKYPWIQLAGHAGSFKAAANGRILKKHCESEQRCLDRLMNDILKPYVPAYHGDIVKDGERYNQMEDLLAEFDSPCVMDCKMGVRTYLEEELTKARKKPSLRKDMYQKMIEVDPEAPTEEENTQHAVTKPRYMQWRETISSTATLGFRIEGIKKEDGTVNRDFKKTRTKEQVMEAFREFTKENRNVLNSYLNRLKGICATLEMSPFFKSHEVIGSSLLFIHDKREQAKVWMIDFGKTTPLPEGEVLQHNVPWVEGNREDGYLWGLNNLIEILTELSRSEDLH
- the ITPKB gene encoding inositol-trisphosphate 3-kinase B isoform X1, encoding MAVSCYALNTLVIMKSGGEEEEKSGGGGGRSKTPPVTRRQVVPGLVRGSERHSSYCPLPGRSVGSSGSSSSGSGSAFLFPPAESPQTAEESSARGTPRRLSSPSWAFRFGEGLQTSPPGRSPSPGSEEARRTPRILQWELQNVQVTQKVGLFEAHIQAQNSGAAPFLLKSPRPGRRRSLSPNPSRAPQLFADSPEKGLRKQEEEEEEEEGVKGLLSPFSRLEITERTSEREVEKGSGTLLARTAEPTETSSGSPVAQGAWQMENGLSRAQPPEDTGMGGGVCRAQDSRAAENGSKSPRLCGSRETEKGDTLPKAHSSDKMERTHAISRAQESGRAERRLGSSGRQDLEKRSGSPEGKDSRELEEARGCQGAQAPGVRGSWTQVGESDARHSEASGRVSESSEDQSCLEVVQRRSGFLRGQGSEPVEKPLREQLPTADSPCLARTDSKEGGSSSSILALAGSAKKQMSAPELMAEANGAGLQKQHPGGQPPPSEPSAVVGQKQEKPFVEGESCCGGGSSIPAVIVTDLGAQEEEETGEGPRKNMPIRKLSSSSASSTGFSSSWEESEEDISSDPERALDQSPAFLQTLDKPRVLSCVRRKERKKERKKERKKERKKESPCKKSKSWRKIKNMVHWSPFVMSFKKKYPWIQLAGHAGSFKAAANGRILKKHCESEQRCLDRLMNDILKPYVPAYHGDIVKDGERYNQMEDLLAEFDSPCVMDCKMGVRTYLEEELTKARKKPSLRKDMYQKMIEVDPEAPTEEENTQHAVTKPRYMQWRETISSTATLGFRIEGIKKEDGTVNRDFKKTRTKEQVMEAFREFTKENRNVLNSYLNRLKGICATLEMSPFFKSHEYRNKGFCIFLLQVIGSSLLFIHDKREQAKVWMIDFGKTTPLPEGEVLQHNVPWVEGNREDGYLWGLNNLIEILTELSRSEDLH
- the ITPKB gene encoding inositol-trisphosphate 3-kinase B isoform X4, with product MAVSCYALNTLVIMKSGGEEEEKSGGGGGRSKTPPVTRRQVVPGLVRGSERHSSYCPLPGRSVGSSGSSSSGSGSAFLFPPAESPQTAEESSARGTPRRLSSPSWAFRFGEGLQTSPPGRSPSPGSEEARRTPRILQWELQNVQVTQKVGLFEAHIQAQNSGAAPFLLKSPRPGRRRSLSPNPSRAPQLFADSPEKGLRKQEEEEEEEEGVKGLLSPFSRLEITERTSEREVEKGSGTLLARTAEPTETSSGSPVAQGAWQMENGLSRAQPPEDTGMGGGVCRAQDSRAAENGSKSPRLCGSRETEKGDTLPKAHSSDKMERTHAISRAQESGRAERRLGSSGRQDLEKRSGSPEGKDSRELEEARGCQGAQAPGVRGSWTQVGESDARHSEASGRVSESSEDQSCLEVVQRRSGFLRGQGSEPVEKPLREQLPTADSPCLARTDSKEGGSSSSILALAGSAKKQMSAPELMAEANGAGLQKQHPGGQPPPSEPSAVVGQKQEKPFVEGESCCGGGSSIPAVIVTDLGAQEEEETGEGPRKNMPIRKLSSSSASSTGFSSSWEESEEDISSDPERALDQSPAFLQTLDKPRVSKSWRKIKNMVHWSPFVMSFKKKYPWIQLAGHAGSFKAAANGRILKKHCESEQRCLDRLMNDILKPYVPAYHGDIVKDGERYNQMEDLLAEFDSPCVMDCKMGVRTYLEEELTKARKKPSLRKDMYQKMIEVDPEAPTEEENTQHAVTKPRYMQWRETISSTATLGFRIEGIKKEDGTVNRDFKKTRTKEQVMEAFREFTKENRNVLNSYLNRLKGICATLEMSPFFKSHEVIGSSLLFIHDKREQAKVWMIDFGKTTPLPEGEVLQHNVPWVEGNREDGYLWGLNNLIEILTELSRSEDLH